DNA sequence from the Acidobacteriota bacterium genome:
CGACGATGTCACACCCGATCAGATCCGGCATGTAGACCGAGCCAGCCGGAAGCTCGCGGCGCTCGGAACGCGCGATCAATACTTCGCATCCCACCAGCGTCTCGGCCTGCGAGATGCTGTCCACGCCCGCAAATTTCAGTATGACTCCGCCCTTGTGGAACCATGCGTCATCCACACGATATGGAACAGGCTCTCCGCCCGTTGCGCCTCTTCTCAAGACAAAGCTGGCTCCGGCCACAAAACGGTCCGGGAAATCCGTCAGGATTTCCGCCGCAATCTCTCCCCGTCGCCCCTGGGTGCTGCGGATACGCGCCACGCAAACAAGCGCGTCTTCGCGTGCCTCCTGCCGCGCCTCCTGCCGCGTTAGTTCTGCCATGATGATTCCGCGCTACTCCAGGATTTCCAGGGTGAAGCGGCGTCTCAGCTTCATGCCCGCCGCGCCCAGTATGGTGCGGATCGAGCGCGCCGTACGTCCCTGTTTGCCGATTACTTTTCCAAGATCGTCGGGTGCCACGCGCAATTCCAAGACGGTACTCTGCTCACCGTCAATGGCATGCACGGCGACTTCGTCAGGTTTATCCACCAGAGCCTTCGCAATCATTTCAACCAGTTCTTTCACAGGGGCCTCCTACAAGTCTCACGTGTATGAGAACGCAACACGCTAAAGCGAGATCTTGCCGCACCTTTGGGGGCTACTGCCTTTGATGGCTGCTGCCTCTGGGGACTACTGATTGAAACGCGCGTCGGAATCTGTTGCCCTGAGCCTCCTGCACCGGAGGCGCATTCGATTAAGCCGCCGAACTTGCAGCTTCCGCTGGCTTGTTGCGATCAATGAGGCTACGCACCGTTGCCGATGGCTGCGCACCTTTGCTGATCCAATGTTGAACGCGTTCCCATTCCAGCTTCAACTGCACAGGCTCGACGCGAGGATTGTAGTGACCTACAATCTCGACGAAACGTCCCGTGTTGGCACGCTCTTTCTCAATCACAATAACCCTGTAGTGTGGCTTTTTCTTGGCGCCCACCCTCGCCAATCTTATTGCTAACAAGAAACTTCCTCCTGAATTCTATCCATTCGACTATCGTTTACTCATTGCTTCGATTTGAATACGCACAATATGAAACTATGCCGACTACGCTGGTTGTCCAACCCGGCTCTTCTTGCCGAGCTTGGACATCATGCGACCAGCCATGCTCTTCATCATTTTGCAGGCTTGATCGTATTGTTTCAACAAAACATTTACTTCCTGCACCGAAGTCCCGCTCCCTTTAGCGATGCGTTTGCGCCTGCTACCATTTAGAATCTGTGGGTTGCGCCGTTCCTGCCCGGTCATGGAATTTATTATTGCTTCCACCCGATTCAGCTCTTTTTCGTCAATCGCTTCCTTGGGAATGTTTTTCATCCCGCTAAACCCGGGGATCATCTCCGCCAACTGATCGAGCGGTCCCATCTTGCGCGCTTGTCCGATCTGCTCTTTGAAATCCTCCAGGGTAAAGTTATTGGTCCTAAGTTTCTCCCCGAGCGACTCGGCCTGACGGCGATCCATCACCTCGCTAGCCTTCTCGAGCAGCGTGGCCACATCGCCCATGCCCAGGATGCGTGAGGCCATGCGGTCCGGGTGAAACTGATCGAGGTTGTCGAGCTTCTCGCCCGTGCCCACGAACTTGATCGGCTGCCCGGTTACTTCGCGGATCGAAAGCGCCGCGCCGCCGCGCGCATCGCCATCAAGCTTGGTCAGCACCACGCCGGTCAGTCCGAGCCTGCGATGAAACTCCTCGGCGCTGCGCACCGCGTCCTGCCCGGTCATGGCGTCGGCGACCAGCAAAATCTCCGACGGGTCGAGGCCCTTCTTCAACTCCTCCATCTCGCCCATCAACTCATCGTCAATGTGCAGACGGCCCGCGGTATCAACCAGCAGGATGTTCATGCCCTTGTTGCGGGCCTCCAAACGCGCAGCCAACGCGCGTTCCAGCGGTTTGTCAGAATCGCTGGCAAATACGGGCACGCCAACGGATTTTCCCGCCACGGCCAACTGCTCGCGCGCCGCGGGACGATAGACGTCCACCGAAACCAGCAGAGGGAAATGGCCGCCCTTCTGCAACCAGCGCGCCAGTTTCGCCGAAGTCGTGGTCTTGCCGGAGCCTTGTAATCCGGCCATCAGAATCACTGTGGGTGATTGTGATGCGAATTTCAGCTTGGCCGCGTTGCCGCCGAGAATCTCGCACAACTCCTCGTAGACAATCTTCAGCACCTGCTGGCTCGGCGAGAAACTCTCCAGAACTTCCTGCCCCATCACCTTGGCCTGTAGGCGATCAATGAAATCCTTGACCACCTTCAAGCTAACGTCGGCCTCGAGCAGCGCCACGCGAATCTCCCGCAGCGCCTCGCGGGCGTTTTCCTCGTTCAGGCTGGCCTGGCCGCGCAGTCCTTTGAAGACACGTTGGAACTTCTCTGTCAGACTCTCAAACACAAATACCTGCCTGCCATTTGCCTGCCGATTTTAAGGTTGGTTTCCTGCGCGGAGGGAACGCCTAGGGGCAAGTGCCCCAATTATAGATTCTAGCGGTCCGGGTACCCCACCGTCAAGGACGCGCGCCGGAAAATCCGCTGCCGAAATTTCCCCTCGCCGGCCGGTCTCACATGCCCCACAGACTCTCGGTCTTAGCGGTCCAATTCACTTTTGCGGAATCTTCGGAATGTGCCCAAAGAATTCGCGTTGCCCAAATCATCAACTTCTCAGGTTTTCTCGGTTGCCTCGGAGTTTGCGGTCAGGTTTTCGACAGCTTTTCGTTCCTCCGGACGACCACAAGTCCAGAGACTTTCGCGATTCCCGGTCCGAGTCTCTGCCGTAAAAAGCCCTCTCATCGCCTTCCAGCCGTCGAACCCATCCATTTTGTCACTCACAAGCCACGTCCCTTTTCGAATATTGCCTTTGTGGACACGTGACAATTTGTGGCCTTGCCCTACGCAATACGTCCCCGCCATATAACGTCTTCTCATCCAGGCTTCCCACCCATATTACTCCCGGCCCTACATGGCCGATCGCCGCGCTCCAAATTTTCCAAATTTTCCAGATCGTCAAAGTTCGCGGTTCCATCGGTCCCGCCAAGAAATCCTGACTGCAAAAATTAACGTGCGCCCGGAGTAGTTGTGCGGTATATTTTGCCCCTGACCAAAGCGATCCAATGGATCCTGTTGTTGCGAATGATGTGGTGCGAATTGGGTGTCGCGAATTACTTTCGGACGCCCGAAACTTCGGGCGCTTCAGCAGGGCCGGGGCAGAGACTCTACACAAATTTTACACAAGGATAAATACAGTTATGAAGTTCATGGTCACCTGGGAGATTTTTCCAGGCTGCTACGAAGCCGCCGCCGAGCGCTTTCTAGGTAGTGGCGGGCCGAC
Encoded proteins:
- a CDS encoding KH domain-containing protein; amino-acid sequence: MIAKALVDKPDEVAVHAIDGEQSTVLELRVAPDDLGKVIGKQGRTARSIRTILGAAGMKLRRRFTLEILE
- a CDS encoding 30S ribosomal protein S16 is translated as MLAIRLARVGAKKKPHYRVIVIEKERANTGRFVEIVGHYNPRVEPVQLKLEWERVQHWISKGAQPSATVRSLIDRNKPAEAASSAA
- a CDS encoding signal recognition particle protein; translation: MFESLTEKFQRVFKGLRGQASLNEENAREALREIRVALLEADVSLKVVKDFIDRLQAKVMGQEVLESFSPSQQVLKIVYEELCEILGGNAAKLKFASQSPTVILMAGLQGSGKTTTSAKLARWLQKGGHFPLLVSVDVYRPAAREQLAVAGKSVGVPVFASDSDKPLERALAARLEARNKGMNILLVDTAGRLHIDDELMGEMEELKKGLDPSEILLVADAMTGQDAVRSAEEFHRRLGLTGVVLTKLDGDARGGAALSIREVTGQPIKFVGTGEKLDNLDQFHPDRMASRILGMGDVATLLEKASEVMDRRQAESLGEKLRTNNFTLEDFKEQIGQARKMGPLDQLAEMIPGFSGMKNIPKEAIDEKELNRVEAIINSMTGQERRNPQILNGSRRKRIAKGSGTSVQEVNVLLKQYDQACKMMKSMAGRMMSKLGKKSRVGQPA
- the rimM gene encoding 16S rRNA processing protein RimM, with product MAELTRQEARQEAREDALVCVARIRSTQGRRGEIAAEILTDFPDRFVAGASFVLRRGATGGEPVPYRVDDAWFHKGGVILKFAGVDSISQAETLVGCEVLIARSERRELPAGSVYMPDLIGCDIVEGGVEGGVEGGVEGGKVIGRVTNWEEPGGVALLHVAVSGEDNRNPNRSYEALIPFAAEICTSVDVAGRVIHVRLPEGLLDVNLGEKERKENAPRAKEI